The Vicinamibacteria bacterium genome includes a window with the following:
- a CDS encoding TRAP transporter large permease: MDPVNTIVLVGTFVVLIALGTPIAVGIGLSAFVALLMTMDISTATICVAQRMAAGLDRFTLLAIPFFILSGQIMNRGGIARRLIDFARGAVGMLPGGLAYVNIVAGLLFGAISGSAVAAAAGVGGFMVPRMKEQGYDASFSGAVNIASATTSLIIPPSNILIVYALAAGGVSIAALFVAGYLPGLLVGLLLMIVAGTIAMRRGYPVEAPVGLAELGRRFLAALPSMFLVVLVMGGIIAGWFTATEAGAVAVLYAFILAVVVYREVPLRAIPGVLVEASTTTAIVLLLISASMAFSWVLAYERIPELVVAAFAPFEGNTVVTLLIINVFLLAIGTVLDITPAVLIFTPVLLPLVTAVGVDPLHFGIVMVLNLCVGLCTPPVGTVLFVGCTVSGSSIAEVSRALIPLYAAMVVALLLVTFFPELALALPRWLGI; encoded by the coding sequence ATGGATCCAGTTAACACCATCGTCCTCGTCGGCACGTTCGTCGTGCTAATCGCGCTGGGAACACCCATCGCCGTGGGCATCGGCCTATCGGCGTTCGTGGCGTTGCTGATGACGATGGACATCTCCACGGCGACGATCTGTGTCGCCCAGCGGATGGCCGCGGGATTGGATCGGTTCACGCTCCTCGCAATTCCATTCTTCATACTCTCTGGCCAGATCATGAACCGCGGCGGTATCGCCAGGCGGCTCATCGATTTCGCCCGAGGCGCCGTCGGCATGCTTCCGGGCGGCCTCGCCTACGTGAACATCGTCGCCGGCCTGCTCTTCGGCGCGATCTCCGGCTCGGCGGTGGCCGCCGCCGCTGGAGTCGGCGGGTTCATGGTTCCGAGAATGAAAGAGCAGGGTTACGATGCAAGCTTCAGCGGCGCGGTAAACATCGCCTCGGCGACGACGAGCTTGATCATTCCGCCGAGCAATATTCTCATCGTCTACGCGCTCGCTGCCGGAGGGGTTTCCATCGCGGCGCTCTTCGTGGCCGGATACCTGCCGGGGCTTTTGGTCGGCCTGCTGCTGATGATCGTGGCGGGCACGATCGCCATGCGCCGGGGTTATCCCGTCGAGGCTCCTGTCGGTCTCGCCGAGCTCGGACGGCGATTTCTCGCGGCGCTCCCGAGCATGTTCCTCGTCGTCCTCGTCATGGGCGGCATCATCGCCGGATGGTTCACCGCAACCGAGGCGGGCGCCGTGGCGGTTCTGTACGCCTTCATCCTCGCCGTGGTCGTCTATCGCGAGGTACCGCTCCGCGCGATCCCCGGGGTGCTGGTCGAGGCCTCGACGACGACCGCCATCGTTCTGCTTCTCATCTCGGCTTCCATGGCGTTCTCCTGGGTGCTCGCCTACGAGCGCATCCCCGAGCTCGTGGTCGCCGCCTTCGCCCCTTTTGAAGGCAACACGGTCGTCACGCTTCTCATTATCAACGTCTTCCTTCTCGCCATCGGCACCGTCCTCGACATCACCCCCGCGGTCCTGATATTCACCCCGGTGCTGCTACCGTTGGTCACCGCGGTGGGCGTCGATCCGCTGCACTTCGGTATCGTGATGGTGCTGAACCTGTGCGTGGGCCTGTGCACGCCGCCGGTGGGAACCGTGCTCTTCGTCGGGTGCACGGTATCGGGATCGTCGATCGCCGAAGTGAGCCGGGCCTTGATCCCGCTCTATGCCGCGATGGTGGTGGCGCTTCTGCTCGTCACGTTCTTTCCCGAGCTGGCGCTCGCGCTTCCCCGATGGCTCGGGATATGA